Within Lusitaniella coriacea LEGE 07157, the genomic segment GATGGTTGCACGGCAGTTTGATTCATATTGCCTTTAATGTGGCTTGGATTCGCCATTTAGTGCCGGGAGTGGCACAAATCTATGGGGGAGCGCGTTTGGTCGTGATTTATACGGCTTCCGCGATCGCGGGTTCTCTTATCACCAGCGTTGCAGGGCAATACCTCAATGGCTTACCGGGAATTTTTCACGGTGCAAGTTTCTCCGTTGGCGCATCGGGGGCAATTTTTGGACTGTTTGGGGCATTGGTCGCTTACGGACAAGTTGTTAAAGGTTCCGCGATCGCGCAACAAGCTAAAATCTACGCCATTGTCCTCTTCCTATTCGGATTTGTTTTTCCCAACACCGATAACTGGGGACATCTTGGCGGGTTTATCGGAGGATATCTCGCAGCGAGTTCCCCCTGGCTCACTTCCCGCTACCGCGAAGGTCATCGACATCTCATCGCCGCCATTCTCTGCTTGCTGGCAACTGCCCTCAGTTTTCCCGTCTCCGTCGTTCACGCCTTGTTCTTTCTTGGATATTGAGTTCTTTTCACGATTTCATATAACGACTGCATCGCCTCAATTTCGTCCTCTTTCGCCTGACCCAAAAAGTCATACAGCCACTCTTTTGGCACTTGAGGAAATGTGGGACTCGCTTCCACTTCCCCATAAACCCCTTCCTGAAGCTGATAAATCCGCCAAACCTTGCCATTGAACCGCCAAAACTCCGGCACGCCAATGCTGGCATAAAACTGATTTTTAGCAATATCTGTATGGGTGATGTCTACCTCAACCACCAAATCGGGAGGCGGATCTTTCGTAAAATCGACTTCGCGCCCTTTGACAAGGGGCTGATTTTGAATGTAGTAAGCATTATCGGGTTCCGCACCCTTCTTTAAATTTGGGTAATTCATCATCGTCGAACCCATCGTTTTCATCCGCAGTCCCGTCAGTTCGACCAATATCAGAATAAAGCGTTCGATCAGACGACCTGAAAATTCATGGGCTTCGAGTGGCACCGTAATTTCTAAGACTCCATCATCGTAAGTTAAGCGAGAACCGCGAGATTGAGGCAACGCATCCAGAATTTGCAGGTATGCTTCCCAGGATAAGCCCCGAAGCACTGCCCGTTGTTCTCCAATGGGTTGTAACTCTGCTTTGGGTTCGGGTGCGGCAATAACCATCATGATGGAATCTTTGTGCTTACTCTGGTTGCAATTCTTCCAAAATTGTAAAACGGACGTGATTAATTGCCAGTTCTCCAATGGAAGCTTGCTCTTTGGTTAAAGGAAGTCCCTGACTCAACAACCGTTCGAAAGGAACGCCTTTCCCCATTTCTGCGTGATACCACGCCAATCCCATAAAAAAGCGGGTGGGATAGGGCCCCCCTTCGTTGGTGTCGTCGGGATTCGATTCCATTGGCAGCCAGCCAAAACCAGGGAGATAAAATTCCATCCAAACGTGGTTGAAATCCGGTTCGAGGGGAAGGTTGCGTTTCAAGGGATGTGGCGGACATTTGTAACGTCCCACTGTGCGGCAGGCAATGTTGTTGAGCCTTGCGAGAGCGAGGAGTACGCCTAAGTATTCGCCACAGGAACCAATGCCGCGATTGAGGGCAACGTCGGGGGGATCGATGTGAGGTTTAATCCCGTAGGAGAGGCGATCGTAAACGTAGTTGCGAATGCTGTACATTTGCCGCAAGATGTTGGTTTCTGTGCCAATGGCTTCTTTGGCTGCTTTGCGGATTGTTTCGGTTTCCATTGCTAAGTTGTCGTTATCGACGAGATAGCGATCGCGGAAATTCTCCGGTAAGGGGGGTAAATTTTCCCCATCTTTAGGAACAAATTGATATTTAATACTCCAAACTTCTAGCAGTGCTTTCCAACCAAAAACGTAGCGTTCGTTGGCGTTTAACTCATCGAATTGAAAAACGGCGATGCGCTGTCCGTCTTGGATTTCTTCGCGGAAGGGCAATCCAATGGGTTCGATCTTCCTCACTTTTTGGCGTTGGGTTTCGGCGGGGAGTGCCATACGCCATTCTAAATTTTTCAAGTCGATGGGATCGAGGGGGGACAATTCCTCGACGTAGGACATTTCCACGAGATAGCCGTTGGAGAGGGCGTAGCGATCGCGCGAATTGAAATGGTAATACAGAGGATGAATAAATGTGCGATCGCGGTACTGAAGTTCGAGATCGGCATTGGGGTTATCTCGAATATAAGGTTCGCGATCGGCGTAAGCAACGTAAAGGGTTGCATCTTCCCCTTCGGAATCGGAACCAAAAGCAAGACCGGTCGGATTCTCAAAAGGAGTCAAGACGCTAAAAAGAACGTCCCCTGTCGCGCGATCGAGGCAATACACCGTTTGTTCGGCACTATCGCACACCCATAATTCTTCATCTCGAACGGTGAGATTTTCTACCCCAATCCCCGGTGCGTAAAAGCGCGTAATTTCCTGTCCGGTTTCTCTGCTAAAAACCAGTATATAGCCTGCTTTTTCACAGGTAACGTAGATCGTCGATTTCCAAACTGCAATGCCATTAGCGGGGTAGGCTAAACTCACAAAACGCTTGGGGTCAGTCTCACCCGATAAGGGACAGAAGAACACGCTATCGTCACGGGTAAACCAAAGGGTGTCTCCTTCGATGGCCAAACCCGTTACCCCCACGAAATCGCGCCAACGACTGGAATTGAGAACGGTTGTATTATCATTGAGGGGATCGACTTGGAGCAAGTAACCGTTAATCGTATCAATCGCCCATAACCGATTTTCATGGAACGTTATGCCGCGTAACGCTGCTGCCGCGATCGGTCGAATCGTTCTTGTTTTCCCCAGTTTGAGTACTGGAGTTTTTTCGGAGAATTGCGGTACAACAGAGATGGATGAATCGGGAATCATACTTAAAGGAAGTGAAGCTATTAATAGTTTAAGAACGCTTAGAGTTGAGTGAATGTTGGGAGGCAAACCTTTTGCCGATTTTCCCAGAGTACAATTAAGAGAAAAATTCCCAGCCATTGACAAATTCCGTACTGGCTCGTTCGATTTTCTCAAACCCAGTCGCAATCCCTCAACTTATCAAACTTCTGGTTTTTTGCAATGCTCGGTGCGAACGTTTTTACTTCTCAATCCTCAATCCCGAACCTCTATCCAACCCTGTCAAGTTGTACCCTATGATTTGGTTATGTTGCATTTCTTCAAACGCGCGATCGCGAATCCCATTCAATACGCTGTAATCTCCAGCACGCTTGCGTTCCTTTCTTTAACGCCTGCTGTTTTTGCTCAGTCTATCCCAGAACGATGGGGAGAAGCGAATCAATATCAACCGCCACCCGGAATTGGACAACCCATTCGCCGAGAGAGTGGGGGAACGCGCAGTCCCATGCCAGTTCGCATCAATCCTAATGCACAGAATCGTCAGAACGAATCCGAATCGGTTCTCTCGCGCCTTACAGCTTTGGTTCCGGTGAAAAATGAAGGTTTTGGGGTGACAATCCGGGAAAACCCCACGCTTTGGGTGTACGTTGCGTCTATCGAGAATCTGGAATCTCAGATCGTTGCATTTACGCTGTTGGATGAGGAAGGCAGAATTGTTTATCGCGCAAATCTTGAGAAGATAGAAACTCCTGGGTTAGTGTCGATTTCACTCCCCGAAGACCTTGCTTTAGAATTGGATAAAGATTATTACTGGTTCTGTCGTATTGTGGATTCATCGTTGATTGAGTTGGATCACGCGATCGCGGAAGGATGGATTCGACGAGTCAAACCCCCTGCAACACTGGAAAATATTGCCTCTCTTCCTCCAGAACAGCAAGCACTGCACTACGCTGAGGCAGAAGTTTGGTACGATGCTCTCACCCTTCTCGCTCAACGCTATCAAGAAAATCCACGCGATCGATCCATTGAAATCGAATGGATAAAGTTATTGGAAGCAGCAGGATTGGGAGAAATTTCTCAGTTTAAATTTGCGAACCGCTTGCCTAATTCAGAATGAAAATTCCCCTGATTTTTATTGCAAAAGTCCTCTTTGCCTCCGCCGCACTCTCATTCACAATTAAGTATGGCGGACGCTTTTTTCCCCTGGAAGCCACAGCAACTAACGCGATTATTGCGGTAACGCTTCCAC encodes:
- a CDS encoding rhomboid family intramembrane serine protease, whose amino-acid sequence is MFKRQPTGSIACPSCRKLVAMEKKKCPHCGRRNPGMWGYARTFQRLGADLGFIEIATWGCIGLYLISLLMDIPGIHGTGMDILSPSPVSNLLLGSTGSIPVFLAGRWWTVLSSGWLHGSLIHIAFNVAWIRHLVPGVAQIYGGARLVVIYTASAIAGSLITSVAGQYLNGLPGIFHGASFSVGASGAIFGLFGALVAYGQVVKGSAIAQQAKIYAIVLFLFGFVFPNTDNWGHLGGFIGGYLAASSPWLTSRYREGHRHLIAAILCLLATALSFPVSVVHALFFLGY
- a CDS encoding Uma2 family endonuclease encodes the protein MVIAAPEPKAELQPIGEQRAVLRGLSWEAYLQILDALPQSRGSRLTYDDGVLEITVPLEAHEFSGRLIERFILILVELTGLRMKTMGSTMMNYPNLKKGAEPDNAYYIQNQPLVKGREVDFTKDPPPDLVVEVDITHTDIAKNQFYASIGVPEFWRFNGKVWRIYQLQEGVYGEVEASPTFPQVPKEWLYDFLGQAKEDEIEAMQSLYEIVKRTQYPRKNKA
- a CDS encoding transglutaminase domain-containing protein; the encoded protein is MIPDSSISVVPQFSEKTPVLKLGKTRTIRPIAAAALRGITFHENRLWAIDTINGYLLQVDPLNDNTTVLNSSRWRDFVGVTGLAIEGDTLWFTRDDSVFFCPLSGETDPKRFVSLAYPANGIAVWKSTIYVTCEKAGYILVFSRETGQEITRFYAPGIGVENLTVRDEELWVCDSAEQTVYCLDRATGDVLFSVLTPFENPTGLAFGSDSEGEDATLYVAYADREPYIRDNPNADLELQYRDRTFIHPLYYHFNSRDRYALSNGYLVEMSYVEELSPLDPIDLKNLEWRMALPAETQRQKVRKIEPIGLPFREEIQDGQRIAVFQFDELNANERYVFGWKALLEVWSIKYQFVPKDGENLPPLPENFRDRYLVDNDNLAMETETIRKAAKEAIGTETNILRQMYSIRNYVYDRLSYGIKPHIDPPDVALNRGIGSCGEYLGVLLALARLNNIACRTVGRYKCPPHPLKRNLPLEPDFNHVWMEFYLPGFGWLPMESNPDDTNEGGPYPTRFFMGLAWYHAEMGKGVPFERLLSQGLPLTKEQASIGELAINHVRFTILEELQPE
- a CDS encoding DUF928 domain-containing protein, with translation MLGGKPFADFPRVQLREKFPAIDKFRTGSFDFLKPSRNPSTYQTSGFLQCSVRTFLLLNPQSRTSIQPCQVVPYDLVMLHFFKRAIANPIQYAVISSTLAFLSLTPAVFAQSIPERWGEANQYQPPPGIGQPIRRESGGTRSPMPVRINPNAQNRQNESESVLSRLTALVPVKNEGFGVTIRENPTLWVYVASIENLESQIVAFTLLDEEGRIVYRANLEKIETPGLVSISLPEDLALELDKDYYWFCRIVDSSLIELDHAIAEGWIRRVKPPATLENIASLPPEQQALHYAEAEVWYDALTLLAQRYQENPRDRSIEIEWIKLLEAAGLGEISQFKFANRLPNSE